One Aegilops tauschii subsp. strangulata cultivar AL8/78 chromosome 7, Aet v6.0, whole genome shotgun sequence genomic window carries:
- the LOC109731695 gene encoding beta-glucosidase 28 isoform X2, whose translation MDRGTLLPALLLAALLACSGGVHGAGFNRYSFPKGFIFGTGSSAIQYEGAVNLRGKNIWDTFARTPGKIADGSNPDTANDFYHRYKDDLKLITDMNMDTFRFSLAWSRILPNGTIAGGINKAGVDFYNNLIDEVLARGLTPFVTIFHFDTPQVLEDKYGGFLSEKIIKDYVEYAELCFKLFGDRVKFWTTFNEPMIFCAYGYGSGSTAPGRCSTYVSKACGAGDSSTEPYIAGHNLLIAHAEAVRLYRTRYQAAQRGQVGIVQVSHWFIPYDAASDADRHAVKRSLDFMLGWFMHPVAFGEYPATMRRLVGRRLPEFTKEQSDMLKGSYDFLGLNYYTSNYAQAAARAPDGSKPSYGTDHWVNQTGYRNGVPIGPPAYTPIFFNYPPGLRELLLYIRRIYGNRPIYITENGTDEANNSTIPMKEALKDDTRISFHVNHLKFVHKAIQEGVNVKGYITWTFLDGFEFGDGFKDRFGLIYVDRATLTRYRKKSSYWIQDFLQRH comes from the exons ATGGACAGGGGGACTCTTCTCCCCGCTCTCCTGCTCGCGGCTCTGCTAGCTTGCAGCGGCGGCGTCCATGGCGCCGGGTTCAACAGGTACAGCTTCCCCAAGGGGTTCATCTTCGGCACCGGCTCCTCCGCCATTCAG TATGAGGGAGCTGTGAATCTGCGGGGCAAGAACATCTGGGACACCTTCGCTCGCACCCCAG GTAAAATAGCCGACGGCAGCAACCCGGATACGGCAAACGACTTCTATCATCGCTACAAG GACGATCTGAAGCTGATAACCGACATGAACATGGACACCTTCCGGTTCTCCCTTGCGTGGAGCAGGATCCTTCCAA ACGGAACTATAGCCGGAGGAATTAACAAAGCAGGGGTCGATTTCTACAACAACCTCATCGACGAGGTTTTGGCTAGAG GGCTGACGCCTTTCGTCACCATCTTCCACTTCGACACCCCCCAGGTCCTCGAGGACAAATACGGAGGCTTCTTGAGCGAAAAGATCAT AAAGGACTACGTGGAGTACGCGGAGCTGTGCTTCAAGCTGTTCGGCGACCGGGTGAAGTTCTGGACCACCTTCAACGAGCCCATGATCTTCTGCGCCTACGGCTACGGCAGCGGCAGCACGGCCCCGGGGCGCTGCTCGACGTACGTGTCCAAGGCCTGCGGCGCCGGGGACTCCTCCACGGAGCCCTACATCGCCGGCCACAACCTCCTCATCGCGCACGCCGAGGCCGTGCGCCTGTACCGAACCAGGTACCAGGCGGCGCAGCGTGGCCAGGTCGGCATCGTGCAGGTGTCCCACTGGTTCATCCCCTACGACGCCGCCTCCGACGCTGACCGGCACGCCGTGAAGCGCAGCCTGGACTTCATGCTCGGCTGGTTCATGCACCCGGTGGCGTTCGGGGAGTACCCGGCGACGATGCGCCGGCTGGTAGGCCGCCGGCTGCCGGAGTTTACCAAGGAGCAGTCCGACATGCTCAAGGGGTCCTACGACTTCCTCGGCCTCAACTATTACACGAGCAACTACGCGCAGGCCGCCGCGCGCGCGCCCGACGGGAGCAAGCCGTCTTACGGCACCGACCACTGGGTCAACCAGACCGGCTACCGCAACGGCGTCCCCATTGGCCCACCG GCGTACACGCCCATCTTCTTCAACTACCCGCCGGGGCTGCGCGAGCTGCTGCTTTACATCCGGAGGATCTACGGCAACCGCCCCATCTACATCACCGAAAACG GCACCGACGAGGCGAACAACAGCACAATCCCGATGAAAGAGGCGCTCAAGGACGACACCCGCATCTCCTTCCACGTCAACCACCTCAAGTTCGTGCACAAGGCCATCCA GGAGGGGGTGAACGTGAAGGGTTACATCACATGGACGTTCCTGGACGGCTTCGAGTTCGGTGACGGATTCAAGGACCGGTTCGGCCTCATCTACGTCGACCGCGCGACGCTCACCAGGTACCGCAAGAAGTCCAGCTACTGGATCCAGGACTTCCTTCAGAGGCACTGA
- the LOC109731696 gene encoding squamosa promoter-binding-like protein 17 isoform X2, with amino-acid sequence MEIGSGGDGSGGGGGDDQQRHGLKFGKKIYFEDATGTGGGSGSGGVNASLSKPPAGSGRKGKAVAAGGASGSAPPRCQVEGCGVDLSGAKQYHSRHKVCSMHTKEPRVVVAGLEQRFCQQCSRFHQLPEFDQGKRSCRRRLAGHNERRRKAPPGPLATRYGRLAASFEPGRFRSYLLDFSYPRVPSSVRDAWPGARPGYRMPGEIQWQGNLDLRPHTGAATGYHGHHAYSSHGGGFPGPELPPSGCLAGVAADSSCALSLLSTQPWDNTPHGASHDHRSAGFDGHPVGVSPSIMASNYMPPPASPWGGSRGHEGGRNAPHQQLPHDVPLHEAHHPAGSSQHGHFSGELELALQGNRPAPGPRGGDHSSGGGAFDHPGSSSNWSL; translated from the exons ATGGAGATTGGAAGCGGCGGCGACGGGAGTGGCGGAGGGGGCGGGGACGACCAGCAGCGCCACGGGCTCAAGTTCGGCAAGAAGATCTACTTCGAGGACGCCACGGGCACCGGCGGTGGCAGTGGCAGTGGCGGCGTCAATGCGTCCTTGTCCAAGCCGCCCGCGGGCAGCGGGAGGAAGGGGAAGGCCGTGGCCGCCGGGGGAGCGTCCGGCTCCGCGCCGCCGCGGTGCCAGGTGGAGGGGTGCGGCGTGGATCTGAGCGGCGCCAAGCAATACCACTCCCGCCACAAGGTGTGCTCCATGCACACCAAGGAACCCCGCGTCGTCGTCGCCGGCCTCGAGCAGCGCTTCTGCCAGCAGTGCAGCAG GTTCCACCAGTTGCCTGAATTTGATCAAGGAAAACGCAGCTGCCGCAGACGCCTCGCAGGCCACAACGAACGCCGGAGGAAGGcgccccccggccctctcgcgaCACGCTACGGGCGACTCGCCGCATCCTTTG AACCCGGCAGGTTCAGAAGCTACCTGCTGGATTTCTCGTACCCAAGGGTTCCGAGCAGCGTGCGGGATGCCTGGCCGGGCGCTCGACCAGGCTACCGGATGCCCGGTGAAATCCAGTGGCAAGGCAACCTAGACCTGCGTCCTCACACAGGTGCGGCCACGGGATACCACGGCCACCACGCATACAGCAGCCACGGTGGCGGCTTCCCCGGCCCAGAGCTCCCTCCAAGTGGGTGTCTCGCAGGGGTCGCCGCCGACTCCAGCTGTGCTCTCTCTCTTCTGTCAACTCAGCCATGGGACAACACCCCCCACGGTGCCAGCCACGACCACCGGTCCGCGGGCTTCGATGGCCACCCTGTGGGAGTGTCACCCTCCATCATGGCGAGTAACTACATGCCGCCCCCGGCGAGCCCCTGGGGTGGCTCCCGGGGCCATGAAGGCGGCCGGAACGCGCCACATCAGCAGCTGCCACATGACGTCCCGCTCCACGAGGCGCACCACCCTGCAGGCTCTAGCCAGCACGGCCACTTCTcaggcgagctcgagctcgctctGCAGGGGAACAGGCCGGCGCCTGGGCCACGCGGCGGCGATCAcagcagcggtggcggcgcgttCGACCACCCCGGCAGCTCGTCCAACTGGTCTCTGTAG
- the LOC109731696 gene encoding squamosa promoter-binding-like protein 17 isoform X1 codes for MEIGSGGDGSGGGGGDDQQRHGLKFGKKIYFEDATGTGGGSGSGGVNASLSKPPAGSGRKGKAVAAGGASGSAPPRCQVEGCGVDLSGAKQYHSRHKVCSMHTKEPRVVVAGLEQRFCQQCSRFHQLPEFDQGKRSCRRRLAGHNERRRKAPPGPLATRYGRLAASFEEPGRFRSYLLDFSYPRVPSSVRDAWPGARPGYRMPGEIQWQGNLDLRPHTGAATGYHGHHAYSSHGGGFPGPELPPSGCLAGVAADSSCALSLLSTQPWDNTPHGASHDHRSAGFDGHPVGVSPSIMASNYMPPPASPWGGSRGHEGGRNAPHQQLPHDVPLHEAHHPAGSSQHGHFSGELELALQGNRPAPGPRGGDHSSGGGAFDHPGSSSNWSL; via the exons ATGGAGATTGGAAGCGGCGGCGACGGGAGTGGCGGAGGGGGCGGGGACGACCAGCAGCGCCACGGGCTCAAGTTCGGCAAGAAGATCTACTTCGAGGACGCCACGGGCACCGGCGGTGGCAGTGGCAGTGGCGGCGTCAATGCGTCCTTGTCCAAGCCGCCCGCGGGCAGCGGGAGGAAGGGGAAGGCCGTGGCCGCCGGGGGAGCGTCCGGCTCCGCGCCGCCGCGGTGCCAGGTGGAGGGGTGCGGCGTGGATCTGAGCGGCGCCAAGCAATACCACTCCCGCCACAAGGTGTGCTCCATGCACACCAAGGAACCCCGCGTCGTCGTCGCCGGCCTCGAGCAGCGCTTCTGCCAGCAGTGCAGCAG GTTCCACCAGTTGCCTGAATTTGATCAAGGAAAACGCAGCTGCCGCAGACGCCTCGCAGGCCACAACGAACGCCGGAGGAAGGcgccccccggccctctcgcgaCACGCTACGGGCGACTCGCCGCATCCTTTG AAGAACCCGGCAGGTTCAGAAGCTACCTGCTGGATTTCTCGTACCCAAGGGTTCCGAGCAGCGTGCGGGATGCCTGGCCGGGCGCTCGACCAGGCTACCGGATGCCCGGTGAAATCCAGTGGCAAGGCAACCTAGACCTGCGTCCTCACACAGGTGCGGCCACGGGATACCACGGCCACCACGCATACAGCAGCCACGGTGGCGGCTTCCCCGGCCCAGAGCTCCCTCCAAGTGGGTGTCTCGCAGGGGTCGCCGCCGACTCCAGCTGTGCTCTCTCTCTTCTGTCAACTCAGCCATGGGACAACACCCCCCACGGTGCCAGCCACGACCACCGGTCCGCGGGCTTCGATGGCCACCCTGTGGGAGTGTCACCCTCCATCATGGCGAGTAACTACATGCCGCCCCCGGCGAGCCCCTGGGGTGGCTCCCGGGGCCATGAAGGCGGCCGGAACGCGCCACATCAGCAGCTGCCACATGACGTCCCGCTCCACGAGGCGCACCACCCTGCAGGCTCTAGCCAGCACGGCCACTTCTcaggcgagctcgagctcgctctGCAGGGGAACAGGCCGGCGCCTGGGCCACGCGGCGGCGATCAcagcagcggtggcggcgcgttCGACCACCCCGGCAGCTCGTCCAACTGGTCTCTGTAG
- the LOC109731697 gene encoding uncharacterized protein, protein MEPNAAVEADAEDDYMGDLSHFLPPSPSSPTRSLGVRKQPPKPAPPARGQAKRAKGLPWKERRRKERERIQREEDARTLAGMAEAIPESNVGFKMLKQMGYDPAARGAGTEPVGIEIRRSRAGLGAEPDASVALLPQLSEPKTREEEERDRKREEEMVAELRSRKSTQWKGRRLVWDYRKAEAALAQLENREVEPPAPDGEEEEKGEDEEEEVITEEGLQTILDKLRVQHHYCLYCGCKFESAGALANECPGPNEDDH, encoded by the exons ATGGAGCCGAACGCCGCCGTTGAGGCCGACGCCGAGGACGACTACATGGGGGACCTGTCCCACTTCCTCCCGCCGAGCCCCTCCTCTCCCACCAGGAGCCTCGGGGTCCGGAAGCAACCCCCCAAGCCGGCTCCGCCGGCGCGAGGGCAGGCGAAGCGCGCCAAGGGGCTGCCGTGGAAGGAGCGCCGGCGGAAGGAACGCGAGAGGATCCAGAGAGAGGAGGATGCCCGCACGTTGGCCGGGATGGCGGAGGCCATCCCGGAGAGCAACGTTGGGTTCAAGATGTTGAAGCAGATGGGATACGACCCGGCCGCCCGCGGCGCCGGCACCGAGCCGGTCGGAATCGAGATCCGCCGCTCTCGGGCCGGACTCGGGGCGGAGCCAGATGCTTCTGTGGCGCTGCTGCCGCAGCTATCGGAGCCCAAGAcgcgggaggaggaagagaggGATAGGAAGCGGGAGGAGGAGATGGTGGCGGAGCTGAGGTCGAGGAAGAGCACGCAATGGAAGGGACGGAGGTTGGTGTGGGACTACCGCAAGGCTGAGGCGGCGCTCGCGCAGCTGGAAAACAGGGAGGTGGAGCCACCGGCCCCCgatggggaggaggaggagaagggagaagatgaagaggaagaggtgATCACTGAAGAG GGTTTACAAACCATATTGGATAAGCTGCGTGTTCAACACCACTATTGCCTTTACTGTGGATGCAAG TTTGAATCAGCAGGAGCACTGGCAAATGAATGCCCTGGGCCTAATGAAGATGATCACTGA
- the LOC109731695 gene encoding beta-glucosidase 28 isoform X1, with protein sequence MNMDTFRFSLAWSRILPNGTIAGGINKAGVDFYNNLIDEVLARGLTPFVTIFHFDTPQVLEDKYGGFLSEKIIKDYVEYAELCFKLFGDRVKFWTTFNEPMIFCAYGYGSGSTAPGRCSTYVSKACGAGDSSTEPYIAGHNLLIAHAEAVRLYRTRYQAAQRGQVGIVQVSHWFIPYDAASDADRHAVKRSLDFMLGWFMHPVAFGEYPATMRRLVGRRLPEFTKEQSDMLKGSYDFLGLNYYTSNYAQAAARAPDGSKPSYGTDHWVNQTGYRNGVPIGPPAYTPIFFNYPPGLRELLLYIRRIYGNRPIYITENGTDEANNSTIPMKEALKDDTRISFHVNHLKFVHKAIQEGVNVKGYITWTFLDGFEFGDGFKDRFGLIYVDRATLTRYRKKSSYWIQDFLQRH encoded by the exons ATGAACATGGACACCTTCCGGTTCTCCCTTGCGTGGAGCAGGATCCTTCCAA ACGGAACTATAGCCGGAGGAATTAACAAAGCAGGGGTCGATTTCTACAACAACCTCATCGACGAGGTTTTGGCTAGAG GGCTGACGCCTTTCGTCACCATCTTCCACTTCGACACCCCCCAGGTCCTCGAGGACAAATACGGAGGCTTCTTGAGCGAAAAGATCAT AAAGGACTACGTGGAGTACGCGGAGCTGTGCTTCAAGCTGTTCGGCGACCGGGTGAAGTTCTGGACCACCTTCAACGAGCCCATGATCTTCTGCGCCTACGGCTACGGCAGCGGCAGCACGGCCCCGGGGCGCTGCTCGACGTACGTGTCCAAGGCCTGCGGCGCCGGGGACTCCTCCACGGAGCCCTACATCGCCGGCCACAACCTCCTCATCGCGCACGCCGAGGCCGTGCGCCTGTACCGAACCAGGTACCAGGCGGCGCAGCGTGGCCAGGTCGGCATCGTGCAGGTGTCCCACTGGTTCATCCCCTACGACGCCGCCTCCGACGCTGACCGGCACGCCGTGAAGCGCAGCCTGGACTTCATGCTCGGCTGGTTCATGCACCCGGTGGCGTTCGGGGAGTACCCGGCGACGATGCGCCGGCTGGTAGGCCGCCGGCTGCCGGAGTTTACCAAGGAGCAGTCCGACATGCTCAAGGGGTCCTACGACTTCCTCGGCCTCAACTATTACACGAGCAACTACGCGCAGGCCGCCGCGCGCGCGCCCGACGGGAGCAAGCCGTCTTACGGCACCGACCACTGGGTCAACCAGACCGGCTACCGCAACGGCGTCCCCATTGGCCCACCG GCGTACACGCCCATCTTCTTCAACTACCCGCCGGGGCTGCGCGAGCTGCTGCTTTACATCCGGAGGATCTACGGCAACCGCCCCATCTACATCACCGAAAACG GCACCGACGAGGCGAACAACAGCACAATCCCGATGAAAGAGGCGCTCAAGGACGACACCCGCATCTCCTTCCACGTCAACCACCTCAAGTTCGTGCACAAGGCCATCCA GGAGGGGGTGAACGTGAAGGGTTACATCACATGGACGTTCCTGGACGGCTTCGAGTTCGGTGACGGATTCAAGGACCGGTTCGGCCTCATCTACGTCGACCGCGCGACGCTCACCAGGTACCGCAAGAAGTCCAGCTACTGGATCCAGGACTTCCTTCAGAGGCACTGA